The proteins below come from a single Longimicrobium sp. genomic window:
- a CDS encoding O-antigen ligase family protein, translating to MRDALLVFWIATMGADRIDLLGGGGPVTMPPYLVLMPLLLMLELPALGAMRRVELRREGQVYLALAMLLGGLAMASAVGSSDPELSGKRAVLLVFQLFTILFVAVVLANRPDPASILVRGAYLGLLVSFVFNVAQIGVWLNDPGAVGGGFVDLVPVRFGSIMPRPGGQTLDPNRGGIVSAVFLFLIYRFGRPSKARGVAAVVTVFSLILTLSRSAVMGAMGMMAAALAERRRVRFTRGRLAAGLLASAAAILGVFVVPGALDVLAAAGELLGARFTAREGTSNSIHFQLIERALDVAGRSWKNALIGIGFGNAGSVLTDLLPGTRYANFHSFYATLLAEMGLFALLVGLVITLYPVVRRTPFRPVMVGFLLFNLFYQLLTEPAFWLMLSCAWLGVGVAARDPEPAPGAPLVLPLPARAGAG from the coding sequence GTGAGGGATGCGCTGCTGGTCTTCTGGATCGCGACGATGGGCGCGGACCGGATCGACCTGCTGGGCGGCGGGGGGCCCGTCACGATGCCCCCGTACCTGGTGCTGATGCCGCTGCTGCTGATGCTGGAGCTTCCCGCGCTCGGCGCCATGCGGCGGGTGGAGCTGCGGCGCGAGGGGCAGGTGTACCTGGCGCTGGCGATGCTGCTGGGCGGCCTGGCGATGGCGTCCGCCGTGGGGAGCAGCGACCCCGAGCTCTCGGGAAAGCGCGCCGTCCTCCTCGTCTTCCAGCTCTTCACCATCCTCTTCGTGGCGGTGGTGCTGGCGAACCGGCCCGATCCCGCCTCGATCCTGGTGCGCGGCGCGTACCTGGGGCTGCTGGTGAGCTTCGTCTTCAACGTCGCCCAGATCGGCGTCTGGCTGAACGATCCGGGGGCCGTGGGCGGCGGGTTCGTGGACCTGGTGCCGGTGCGCTTCGGCTCCATCATGCCCCGCCCCGGCGGGCAGACGCTGGACCCCAACCGCGGCGGCATCGTCTCCGCGGTCTTCCTCTTCCTGATCTATCGCTTCGGAAGGCCGTCGAAGGCGAGGGGCGTGGCGGCGGTCGTCACCGTCTTCTCGCTGATCCTCACCCTTTCGCGCTCCGCCGTGATGGGGGCGATGGGGATGATGGCCGCCGCGCTCGCGGAGCGCCGCCGGGTGCGGTTCACCCGCGGACGGCTGGCGGCGGGGCTCCTGGCCAGCGCCGCGGCGATCCTGGGGGTCTTCGTCGTTCCCGGAGCGCTGGACGTGCTGGCGGCGGCGGGGGAGCTGCTCGGCGCCCGCTTCACGGCACGGGAGGGCACCAGCAACAGCATCCACTTCCAGCTGATCGAGCGGGCGCTGGACGTGGCGGGGCGGAGCTGGAAGAATGCGCTGATCGGGATCGGCTTCGGCAACGCGGGGTCGGTTCTCACGGACCTGCTCCCCGGCACCCGGTACGCGAACTTCCACTCGTTCTATGCCACGCTGCTGGCGGAGATGGGTCTCTTCGCGCTCCTGGTGGGGCTGGTGATCACGCTCTACCCGGTGGTGCGCAGGACGCCGTTCCGGCCGGTGATGGTCGGGTTCCTGCTGTTCAACCTGTTCTACCAGCTCCTTACGGAGCCGGCGTTCTGGCTGATGCTCTCGTGCGCCTGGCTGGGCGTGGGCGTCGCCGCGCGCGACCCGGAGCCCGCGCCCGGCGCTCCGCTCGTGCTCCCGCTTCCCGCCCGCGCGGGGGCGGGGTGA
- a CDS encoding carboxypeptidase-like regulatory domain-containing protein gives MPRSLYLRARPFAALLGLVLLLAAGCENLIHSQYDFAQVRVRTEDSSGAPIPNVEVVLYTGTAVMGRARTGGDGEHLFPEVAAGAYGVFIGVPPEYALRPGEQAFVDTLSIVRGARREVTFVLNPAR, from the coding sequence ATGCCGCGTTCGCTTTACCTCCGCGCCCGCCCCTTCGCCGCGCTGCTCGGCCTGGTGCTGCTGCTGGCGGCCGGGTGCGAGAACCTGATCCACTCGCAGTACGACTTCGCGCAGGTGCGCGTGCGCACCGAGGACTCGTCCGGTGCGCCGATCCCCAACGTGGAGGTGGTGCTCTACACGGGCACCGCCGTCATGGGGCGGGCGCGTACCGGCGGAGATGGCGAGCACCTCTTCCCGGAGGTGGCGGCGGGAGCGTACGGCGTGTTCATTGGCGTGCCGCCGGAATACGCCCTCCGCCCGGGCGAGCAAGCGTTCGTCGACACGCTCAGCATCGTGCGTGGAGCCCGGCGCGAGGTCACCTTCGTCCTGAATCCCGCCCGCTGA